From Leptodactylus fuscus isolate aLepFus1 chromosome 11, aLepFus1.hap2, whole genome shotgun sequence, one genomic window encodes:
- the SLC2A8 gene encoding solute carrier family 2, facilitated glucose transporter member 8: MDGDDFQPLLDPPGSSELQHSRYLSKVWNRNLYLATFGAVLGPLSFGFVLGFSSPAISDLKNSEDPRLILDKESASWFGSIVTIGAAFGGILGGWIVDRIGRKFSLMLCALPFVLGFTLIISAQNIWMLLGGRVLSGLASGVTSLVVPVYISETSHSKVRGALGSCVQLMVVTGIVGAYIAGMMVSWRWLAVVCSIPPILMLMSMCFMPETPRYLINQERRAEAIAALRFLRGPDADHEWEYRQIRASGEQQEDGLKMADFWEPSIYKPFLIGVLLMVFQQATGINAIMFYADMIFEEANFKNSSLASVIVGLVQVAFTAIAALIMDKAGRKVLLLLSGVIMAVSTTLFGVYFRISMAHMNNSSGLMSPVGIVDSPADGLAWLALLSMGLFIAGFAIGWGPIPWLLMSEIFPLRARGVASGLCVVTNWGCAFLVTKVFHELLDLLTPYGTFWLFAAFCGLNVLFTALCVPETKGRTLEQIQASFQQSPDRRRFPAGSIQ; encoded by the exons ATGGATGGTGATGATTTTCAGCCTCTTCTTGATCCGCCTGGATCTTCTGAGTTGCAGCACAGCCGGTACCTGAG CAAAGTTTGGAACAGGAATCTGTACTTAGCCACGTTTGGGGCAGTGTTGGGGCCCCTGAGCTTTGGCTTTGTCTTGGGGTTCAGCTCTCCAGCCATTTCAGATCTGAAGAATTCAGAAGATCCCCGGCTGATATTAGACAAGGAGTCGGCGTCCTGGTTCGGG TCTATAGTGACCATCGGAGCCGCTTTTGGGGGGATTCTTGGTGGATGGATCGTGGACCGCATTGGGCGTAAGTTCAGCCTCATGCTTTGTGCGCTTCCTTTTGTCCTTGGCTTCACCTTGATTATATCAGCACAGAATATATGGATGCTGCTTGGTGGGCGCGTGTTGTCCGGACTGGCCAGTGGTGTCACCTCCTTGGTGGTTCCG GTGTATATTTCAGAGACGTCCCACTCCAAAGTCCGGGGGGCTTTGGGTTCCTGCGTCCAGCTAATGGTAGTTACTGGGATCGTGGGAGCTTACATTGCAG GAATGATGGTGAGCTGGCGCTGGCTGGCGGTGGTCTGCTCCATCCCTCCCATCCTTATGCTGATGTCTATGTGCTTCATGCCGGAGACCCCCCGATATCTCATCAACCAGGAGAGACGAGCAGAGGCCATAGCTGCTCTCCGCTTTCTGCGAGGACCAGACGCGGATCATGAGTGGGAGTATCGACAGATCAGGGCCAGTGGGGAGCAGCAG GAGGACGGTCTGAAGATGGCAGATTTCTGGGAGCCATCTATTTACAAGCCTTTCCTTATCGGCGTCCTGCTCATGGTCTTCCAGCAGGCGACCGGCATCAACGCTATTATGTTCTATGCAGATATGATCTTTGAAGAAGCCAATTTTAAG AACAGCAGTCTAGCCTCCGTTATCGTGGGGTTGGTGCAGGTGGCGTTCACAGCGATTGCCGCACTCATTATGGACAAGGCTGGGAGGAAGGTTTTGCTGCTTCTCTCAG GGGTCATCATGGCGGTCAGTACAACCTTGTTTGGAGTATACTTTCGAATCAGCATGGCGCACATGAACAACTCCTCAGGGCTGATGAGTCCAGTGGGCATAGTAGACAGCCCTGCCGATGGGCTGGCATGGTTGGCATTACTCAGCATGGGCCTGTTCATTGCTG GATTTGCTATTGGCTGGGGACCCATCCCCTGGCTGCTCATGTCGGAGATCTTTCCCCTGCGTGCCCGGGGTGTGGCCAGTGGACTGTGCGTTGTCACCAACTGGGGTTGCGCCTTCCTTGTTACAAAGGTCTTTCACGAGCTGCTG GATCTCCTCACCCCTTATGGCACCTTCTGGTTATTTGCTGCTTTCTGTGGCCTCAACGTTCTTTTCACTGCCCTCTGTGTCCCTGAGACGAAAGGGAGAACTCTGGAGCAAATCCAAGCTTCTTTTCAGCAGAGTCCAGACAGGAGAAGATTCCCTGCCGGCTCCATTCAGTAA
- the GARNL3 gene encoding GTPase-activating Rap/Ran-GAP domain-like protein 3 isoform X3: protein MDHQMSDYTPGVWRRTDVHLENPEYHTRWYFKYFLGKVHQNYVGTDAERNPFFLSVVLSDQNNQRVPQYRAILWRRTGTQKICLSYCPTKTLSVKCILSAMNLDKLEKGPREILNPEIQKDLLVLEEQEGSVNFKFGVLYAKDGQLTDDEMFSNEAGSEGFQKLLNLLGDTILLKSWIGYRGGLDTKNDTTGTHSVYTVYQGHEIMFHVSTMLPYSKENKQQVERKRHIGNDIVTIVFQEGEESSPSFKPSMIRSHFTHIFALVRYHKQNDSYRLRIFSEESVPLFGPPLPSPPVFTDHQEFRDFLLVKLINGEKATLETPTFAQKRQRTLDMLIRSLYQDLMPDLHKNMLNRRSFSDVLPESPKSARKKEEARQAEFVRIGQALKLKTIVRGDAPTSLATTGLCRTEPWESQSFCTNFSYEATGGDSWGPSLLVSTDGGVLLIDDGQLAIPVFDKSLQFKQIHVLETLDLLIARADKGKDARLYVFQLSAIRKDLEDNQAPRNKYECRENKLEKTKGCHLYAINTHHSHELRVVAAIRNKLLLITRKQNPPNSVAATSPVEAFQYIREICLSDPPVLMTLVDGPTGENDNMICVAYRHQYDLVNESTGESCRLHYVDASRVHFVAAIDVYEDGEAGLLLCYNYSCSYKKVGPFNGGSPLLQPSASDFHFSWNQVPHAVVCAFPYILAFTTDSIEIRLVVNGNLVHTAVVPELQLVASRSDIYFKASTTMGSSSTSSSKDTSSRSSPQTPTGYDLPPFPSAPGEGEVQCRNIYKIPLSNLVGQSIERPLKSPLVPKVISTPTSSVIACTPVTHSLSLSRMEIKEIASRTRKELLGLSGETTSKSEGSQRQKKLSRKAGEEETKQEAVRSTSTEQINSGSFESNSEDQRHCSTSSEPESNISVEESPPCSGSLFHLTASFDEDIVDLK, encoded by the exons ATGGATCATCAGATGAG TGACTACACGCCGGGGGTCTGGAGACGGACGGACGTTCACCTGGAGAACCCAGAATACCACACACGATGGTACTTCAAGTATTTTCTTGGAAAAG TCCATCAGAATTACGTAGGAACCGACGCAGAGCGGAATCCATTCTTCCTATCTGTTGTTCTTTCTGACCAGAATAATCAGCGTGTTCCCCAATACCGAGCAATCTTATGGAGGAGGACG GGGACACAGAAAATTTGTCTTTCTTATTGCCCCACAAAGACCTTATCAGTAAAGTGTATTCTAAG TGCCATGAACCTGGACAAATTAGAGAAAGGTCCCAGGGAAATCCTTAACCCCGAAATTCAGAAG GATCTGCTGGTCTTGGAAGAACAGGAG GGCTCAGTGAATTTTAAGTTTGGAGTTCTTTATGCCAAAGACGGTCAATTAACGGATGATGAGATGTTCAGTAATG AGGCCGGAAGTGAAGGTTTCCAGAAATTACTGAACCTGCTTGGAGACACCATACTATTAAAGAGCTGGATCGGATACAGGGGGGGACTAGACACCAAAA ACGACACAACGGGAACACATTCTGTATACACGGTTTACCAAGGCCACGAGATCATGTTCCACGTCTCCACAATGCTGCCGTACTCTAAAGAAAACAAGCAGCAG GTAGAAAGAAAACGTCACATTGGAAATGACATTGTGACCATCGTTTTCCAGGAAGGGGAAGAATCATCTCCATCCTTCAAACCATCCATGATCCGCTCCCACTTCACAC ATATTTTTGCCTTAGTGCGATATCACAAGCAGAATGACAGCTACAG GCTAAGAATATTCTCTGAGGAAAGCGTCCCATTATTTGGGCCTCCTCTGCCGTCTCCACCGGTCTTCACTGACCACCAGGAATTCAGGGATTTTCTTCTAGTAAAAT TAATAAACGGTGAGAAGGCGACTCTGGAGACCCCAACCTTTGCTCAGAAGAGGCAGCGCACCCTGGACATGCTGATCCGCTCCCTGTACCAGGATCTGATGCCAGATTTACATAAG AACATGTTGAACAGAAGGTCGTTCAGTGACGTTCTGCCGGAATCCCCCAAATctgccaggaagaaagaagaagcgCGACAAGCGGAGTTTGTCCGTATTGGCCAG GCCCTGAAGCTAAAAACAATTGTACGAGGAGACGCTCCGACCAGCTTGGCAACGACGGGACTGTGCAGGACAGAG CCCTGGGAGTCTCAGAGCTTCTGTACCAACTTCTCTTATGAAGCTACTGGAGGAGATTCCTGGGGTCCGTCTCTCTTGGTCTCCACAGACGGCGGCGTGCTGCTAATAGACG ATGGACAGCTGGCCATCCCAGTTTTTGACAAATCGCTGCAGTTCAAGCAGATTCACGTGTTGGAGACTCTGGATCTCCTGATCGCTCGTGCTGATAAAG GAAAGGACGCTCGTCTCTATGTCTTCCAATTGAGCGCCATTAGGAAGGATCTGGAAGACAATCAGGCTCCGAGGAACAAATATGAATGCAGAGAAAATAAACTGGAGAAAACAAAAG GATGCCACTTGTACGCCATCAACACTCATCACAGTCACGAGTTGCGGGTAGTGGCAGCCATAAGGAACAAACTGCTGCTCATCACGAGGAAACAAAACCCTCCGAACAGTGTGGCCGCAACGTCTCCAGTAGAAGCCTTCCAGTACATCAGG GAGATCTGTCTCTCGGACCCCCCAGTGCTGATGACTCTTGTGGATGGGCCAACTGGAGAGAATGACAACATGATCTGCGTGGCTTATCGACACCAATATGATTTGGTGAATGAGAGCACCGGGGAGTCGTGTCGCTTACATTATGTTGATGCGAGTCGG GTTCATTTTGTTGCAGCAATTGATGTTTATGAAGATGGAGAAGCTGGACTCCTGCTGTGCTACAACT ATTCGTGTTCCTACAAGAAGGTGGGTCCCTTTAATGGCGGCTCCCCGCTCCTCCAGCCCTCGGCATCCGACTTCCATTTCAGCTGGAACCAGGTTCCGCACGCTGTAG TCTGTGCCTTCCCCTACATCCTGGCATTTACCACCGACTCCATAGAAATTCGGCTTGTTGTCAACGGCAACTTGGTGCATACGGCAGTGGTACCAGAATTACAGCTCGTGGCATCGAGG TCAGACATTTACTTCAAAGCCTCCACCACCATGGGCTCCTCGTCCACCAGCAGCTCAAAGGACACGAGTAGCCGCAGCTCCCCACAGACCCCCACAGGCTACGACCTCCCGCCATTCCCGAGCGCTCCTGGAGAAG GCGAGGTCCAGTGCAGGAACATTTATAAGATTCCACTCAGTAACCTTGTGGGCCAAAGCATCGAACGACCTCTCAAGTCTCCACTGGTTCCCAAAGTGATCAGCACCCCCACGTCCAGTGTCATCGCCTGCACCCCGGTCACCCACTCTCTATCCCTGTCCCGTATGGAGATCAAGGAGATTGCGAGTCGGACGAGGAAAGAGCTTCTGG GTCTTTCTGGAGAAACCACATCCAAGTCTGAAGGGTCTCAGCGGCAGAAGAAGCTCAGCCGAAAAGCAGGAGAAGAGGAGACAAAGCAAGAAGCTGTGAGATCTACCAGCACCGAGCA AATAAATTCCGGATCATTTGAAAGCAACTCTGAGGATCAGCGGCACTGCTCCACCAGCTCCGAGCCAGAATCTAACATCAGCGTGGAGGAGAGTCCCCCCTGCAGCGGGAGCCTCTTCCACCTGACCGCATCATTCGATGAAGACATAGTTGATTTAAAGTGA
- the GARNL3 gene encoding GTPase-activating Rap/Ran-GAP domain-like protein 3 isoform X2 encodes MSSVSEDLGCRRGEFSRKHYGSVELLISSDADGAIQRAGRFRVENGSSDESSDYTPGVWRRTDVHLENPEYHTRWYFKYFLGKVHQNYVGTDAERNPFFLSVVLSDQNNQRVPQYRAILWRRTGTQKICLSYCPTKTLSVKCILSAMNLDKLEKGPREILNPEIQKDLLVLEEQEGSVNFKFGVLYAKDGQLTDDEMFSNEAGSEGFQKLLNLLGDTILLKSWIGYRGGLDTKNDTTGTHSVYTVYQGHEIMFHVSTMLPYSKENKQQVERKRHIGNDIVTIVFQEGEESSPSFKPSMIRSHFTHIFALVRYHKQNDSYRLRIFSEESVPLFGPPLPSPPVFTDHQEFRDFLLVKLINGEKATLETPTFAQKRQRTLDMLIRSLYQDLMPDLHKNMLNRRSFSDVLPESPKSARKKEEARQAEFVRIGQALKLKTIVRGDAPTSLATTGLCRTEPWESQSFCTNFSYEATGGDSWGPSLLVSTDGGVLLIDDGQLAIPVFDKSLQFKQIHVLETLDLLIARADKGKDARLYVFQLSAIRKDLEDNQAPRNKYECRENKLEKTKGCHLYAINTHHSHELRVVAAIRNKLLLITRKQNPPNSVAATSPVEAFQYIREICLSDPPVLMTLVDGPTGENDNMICVAYRHQYDLVNESTGESCRLHYVDASRVHFVAAIDVYEDGEAGLLLCYNYSCSYKKVGPFNGGSPLLQPSASDFHFSWNQVPHAVVCAFPYILAFTTDSIEIRLVVNGNLVHTAVVPELQLVASRSDIYFKASTTMGSSSTSSSKDTSSRSSPQTPTGYDLPPFPSAPGEGEVQCRNIYKIPLSNLVGQSIERPLKSPLVPKVISTPTSSVIACTPVTHSLSLSRMEIKEIASRTRKELLGLSGETTSKSEGSQRQKKLSRKAGEEETKQEAVRSTSTEQINSGSFESNSEDQRHCSTSSEPESNISVEESPPCSGSLFHLTASFDEDIVDLK; translated from the exons CTCATCTCCAGTGACGCTGACGGAGCTATACAGAGAGCTGGAAGATTCCGGGTAGAGAATGGATCATCAGATGAG AGCAGTGACTACACGCCGGGGGTCTGGAGACGGACGGACGTTCACCTGGAGAACCCAGAATACCACACACGATGGTACTTCAAGTATTTTCTTGGAAAAG TCCATCAGAATTACGTAGGAACCGACGCAGAGCGGAATCCATTCTTCCTATCTGTTGTTCTTTCTGACCAGAATAATCAGCGTGTTCCCCAATACCGAGCAATCTTATGGAGGAGGACG GGGACACAGAAAATTTGTCTTTCTTATTGCCCCACAAAGACCTTATCAGTAAAGTGTATTCTAAG TGCCATGAACCTGGACAAATTAGAGAAAGGTCCCAGGGAAATCCTTAACCCCGAAATTCAGAAG GATCTGCTGGTCTTGGAAGAACAGGAG GGCTCAGTGAATTTTAAGTTTGGAGTTCTTTATGCCAAAGACGGTCAATTAACGGATGATGAGATGTTCAGTAATG AGGCCGGAAGTGAAGGTTTCCAGAAATTACTGAACCTGCTTGGAGACACCATACTATTAAAGAGCTGGATCGGATACAGGGGGGGACTAGACACCAAAA ACGACACAACGGGAACACATTCTGTATACACGGTTTACCAAGGCCACGAGATCATGTTCCACGTCTCCACAATGCTGCCGTACTCTAAAGAAAACAAGCAGCAG GTAGAAAGAAAACGTCACATTGGAAATGACATTGTGACCATCGTTTTCCAGGAAGGGGAAGAATCATCTCCATCCTTCAAACCATCCATGATCCGCTCCCACTTCACAC ATATTTTTGCCTTAGTGCGATATCACAAGCAGAATGACAGCTACAG GCTAAGAATATTCTCTGAGGAAAGCGTCCCATTATTTGGGCCTCCTCTGCCGTCTCCACCGGTCTTCACTGACCACCAGGAATTCAGGGATTTTCTTCTAGTAAAAT TAATAAACGGTGAGAAGGCGACTCTGGAGACCCCAACCTTTGCTCAGAAGAGGCAGCGCACCCTGGACATGCTGATCCGCTCCCTGTACCAGGATCTGATGCCAGATTTACATAAG AACATGTTGAACAGAAGGTCGTTCAGTGACGTTCTGCCGGAATCCCCCAAATctgccaggaagaaagaagaagcgCGACAAGCGGAGTTTGTCCGTATTGGCCAG GCCCTGAAGCTAAAAACAATTGTACGAGGAGACGCTCCGACCAGCTTGGCAACGACGGGACTGTGCAGGACAGAG CCCTGGGAGTCTCAGAGCTTCTGTACCAACTTCTCTTATGAAGCTACTGGAGGAGATTCCTGGGGTCCGTCTCTCTTGGTCTCCACAGACGGCGGCGTGCTGCTAATAGACG ATGGACAGCTGGCCATCCCAGTTTTTGACAAATCGCTGCAGTTCAAGCAGATTCACGTGTTGGAGACTCTGGATCTCCTGATCGCTCGTGCTGATAAAG GAAAGGACGCTCGTCTCTATGTCTTCCAATTGAGCGCCATTAGGAAGGATCTGGAAGACAATCAGGCTCCGAGGAACAAATATGAATGCAGAGAAAATAAACTGGAGAAAACAAAAG GATGCCACTTGTACGCCATCAACACTCATCACAGTCACGAGTTGCGGGTAGTGGCAGCCATAAGGAACAAACTGCTGCTCATCACGAGGAAACAAAACCCTCCGAACAGTGTGGCCGCAACGTCTCCAGTAGAAGCCTTCCAGTACATCAGG GAGATCTGTCTCTCGGACCCCCCAGTGCTGATGACTCTTGTGGATGGGCCAACTGGAGAGAATGACAACATGATCTGCGTGGCTTATCGACACCAATATGATTTGGTGAATGAGAGCACCGGGGAGTCGTGTCGCTTACATTATGTTGATGCGAGTCGG GTTCATTTTGTTGCAGCAATTGATGTTTATGAAGATGGAGAAGCTGGACTCCTGCTGTGCTACAACT ATTCGTGTTCCTACAAGAAGGTGGGTCCCTTTAATGGCGGCTCCCCGCTCCTCCAGCCCTCGGCATCCGACTTCCATTTCAGCTGGAACCAGGTTCCGCACGCTGTAG TCTGTGCCTTCCCCTACATCCTGGCATTTACCACCGACTCCATAGAAATTCGGCTTGTTGTCAACGGCAACTTGGTGCATACGGCAGTGGTACCAGAATTACAGCTCGTGGCATCGAGG TCAGACATTTACTTCAAAGCCTCCACCACCATGGGCTCCTCGTCCACCAGCAGCTCAAAGGACACGAGTAGCCGCAGCTCCCCACAGACCCCCACAGGCTACGACCTCCCGCCATTCCCGAGCGCTCCTGGAGAAG GCGAGGTCCAGTGCAGGAACATTTATAAGATTCCACTCAGTAACCTTGTGGGCCAAAGCATCGAACGACCTCTCAAGTCTCCACTGGTTCCCAAAGTGATCAGCACCCCCACGTCCAGTGTCATCGCCTGCACCCCGGTCACCCACTCTCTATCCCTGTCCCGTATGGAGATCAAGGAGATTGCGAGTCGGACGAGGAAAGAGCTTCTGG GTCTTTCTGGAGAAACCACATCCAAGTCTGAAGGGTCTCAGCGGCAGAAGAAGCTCAGCCGAAAAGCAGGAGAAGAGGAGACAAAGCAAGAAGCTGTGAGATCTACCAGCACCGAGCA AATAAATTCCGGATCATTTGAAAGCAACTCTGAGGATCAGCGGCACTGCTCCACCAGCTCCGAGCCAGAATCTAACATCAGCGTGGAGGAGAGTCCCCCCTGCAGCGGGAGCCTCTTCCACCTGACCGCATCATTCGATGAAGACATAGTTGATTTAAAGTGA
- the GARNL3 gene encoding GTPase-activating Rap/Ran-GAP domain-like protein 3 isoform X1 translates to MDCPDAASTKLLSFSQRSVSEDLGCRRGEFSRKHYGSVELLISSDADGAIQRAGRFRVENGSSDESSDYTPGVWRRTDVHLENPEYHTRWYFKYFLGKVHQNYVGTDAERNPFFLSVVLSDQNNQRVPQYRAILWRRTGTQKICLSYCPTKTLSVKCILSAMNLDKLEKGPREILNPEIQKDLLVLEEQEGSVNFKFGVLYAKDGQLTDDEMFSNEAGSEGFQKLLNLLGDTILLKSWIGYRGGLDTKNDTTGTHSVYTVYQGHEIMFHVSTMLPYSKENKQQVERKRHIGNDIVTIVFQEGEESSPSFKPSMIRSHFTHIFALVRYHKQNDSYRLRIFSEESVPLFGPPLPSPPVFTDHQEFRDFLLVKLINGEKATLETPTFAQKRQRTLDMLIRSLYQDLMPDLHKNMLNRRSFSDVLPESPKSARKKEEARQAEFVRIGQALKLKTIVRGDAPTSLATTGLCRTEPWESQSFCTNFSYEATGGDSWGPSLLVSTDGGVLLIDDGQLAIPVFDKSLQFKQIHVLETLDLLIARADKGKDARLYVFQLSAIRKDLEDNQAPRNKYECRENKLEKTKGCHLYAINTHHSHELRVVAAIRNKLLLITRKQNPPNSVAATSPVEAFQYIREICLSDPPVLMTLVDGPTGENDNMICVAYRHQYDLVNESTGESCRLHYVDASRVHFVAAIDVYEDGEAGLLLCYNYSCSYKKVGPFNGGSPLLQPSASDFHFSWNQVPHAVVCAFPYILAFTTDSIEIRLVVNGNLVHTAVVPELQLVASRSDIYFKASTTMGSSSTSSSKDTSSRSSPQTPTGYDLPPFPSAPGEGEVQCRNIYKIPLSNLVGQSIERPLKSPLVPKVISTPTSSVIACTPVTHSLSLSRMEIKEIASRTRKELLGLSGETTSKSEGSQRQKKLSRKAGEEETKQEAVRSTSTEQINSGSFESNSEDQRHCSTSSEPESNISVEESPPCSGSLFHLTASFDEDIVDLK, encoded by the exons CTCATCTCCAGTGACGCTGACGGAGCTATACAGAGAGCTGGAAGATTCCGGGTAGAGAATGGATCATCAGATGAG AGCAGTGACTACACGCCGGGGGTCTGGAGACGGACGGACGTTCACCTGGAGAACCCAGAATACCACACACGATGGTACTTCAAGTATTTTCTTGGAAAAG TCCATCAGAATTACGTAGGAACCGACGCAGAGCGGAATCCATTCTTCCTATCTGTTGTTCTTTCTGACCAGAATAATCAGCGTGTTCCCCAATACCGAGCAATCTTATGGAGGAGGACG GGGACACAGAAAATTTGTCTTTCTTATTGCCCCACAAAGACCTTATCAGTAAAGTGTATTCTAAG TGCCATGAACCTGGACAAATTAGAGAAAGGTCCCAGGGAAATCCTTAACCCCGAAATTCAGAAG GATCTGCTGGTCTTGGAAGAACAGGAG GGCTCAGTGAATTTTAAGTTTGGAGTTCTTTATGCCAAAGACGGTCAATTAACGGATGATGAGATGTTCAGTAATG AGGCCGGAAGTGAAGGTTTCCAGAAATTACTGAACCTGCTTGGAGACACCATACTATTAAAGAGCTGGATCGGATACAGGGGGGGACTAGACACCAAAA ACGACACAACGGGAACACATTCTGTATACACGGTTTACCAAGGCCACGAGATCATGTTCCACGTCTCCACAATGCTGCCGTACTCTAAAGAAAACAAGCAGCAG GTAGAAAGAAAACGTCACATTGGAAATGACATTGTGACCATCGTTTTCCAGGAAGGGGAAGAATCATCTCCATCCTTCAAACCATCCATGATCCGCTCCCACTTCACAC ATATTTTTGCCTTAGTGCGATATCACAAGCAGAATGACAGCTACAG GCTAAGAATATTCTCTGAGGAAAGCGTCCCATTATTTGGGCCTCCTCTGCCGTCTCCACCGGTCTTCACTGACCACCAGGAATTCAGGGATTTTCTTCTAGTAAAAT TAATAAACGGTGAGAAGGCGACTCTGGAGACCCCAACCTTTGCTCAGAAGAGGCAGCGCACCCTGGACATGCTGATCCGCTCCCTGTACCAGGATCTGATGCCAGATTTACATAAG AACATGTTGAACAGAAGGTCGTTCAGTGACGTTCTGCCGGAATCCCCCAAATctgccaggaagaaagaagaagcgCGACAAGCGGAGTTTGTCCGTATTGGCCAG GCCCTGAAGCTAAAAACAATTGTACGAGGAGACGCTCCGACCAGCTTGGCAACGACGGGACTGTGCAGGACAGAG CCCTGGGAGTCTCAGAGCTTCTGTACCAACTTCTCTTATGAAGCTACTGGAGGAGATTCCTGGGGTCCGTCTCTCTTGGTCTCCACAGACGGCGGCGTGCTGCTAATAGACG ATGGACAGCTGGCCATCCCAGTTTTTGACAAATCGCTGCAGTTCAAGCAGATTCACGTGTTGGAGACTCTGGATCTCCTGATCGCTCGTGCTGATAAAG GAAAGGACGCTCGTCTCTATGTCTTCCAATTGAGCGCCATTAGGAAGGATCTGGAAGACAATCAGGCTCCGAGGAACAAATATGAATGCAGAGAAAATAAACTGGAGAAAACAAAAG GATGCCACTTGTACGCCATCAACACTCATCACAGTCACGAGTTGCGGGTAGTGGCAGCCATAAGGAACAAACTGCTGCTCATCACGAGGAAACAAAACCCTCCGAACAGTGTGGCCGCAACGTCTCCAGTAGAAGCCTTCCAGTACATCAGG GAGATCTGTCTCTCGGACCCCCCAGTGCTGATGACTCTTGTGGATGGGCCAACTGGAGAGAATGACAACATGATCTGCGTGGCTTATCGACACCAATATGATTTGGTGAATGAGAGCACCGGGGAGTCGTGTCGCTTACATTATGTTGATGCGAGTCGG GTTCATTTTGTTGCAGCAATTGATGTTTATGAAGATGGAGAAGCTGGACTCCTGCTGTGCTACAACT ATTCGTGTTCCTACAAGAAGGTGGGTCCCTTTAATGGCGGCTCCCCGCTCCTCCAGCCCTCGGCATCCGACTTCCATTTCAGCTGGAACCAGGTTCCGCACGCTGTAG TCTGTGCCTTCCCCTACATCCTGGCATTTACCACCGACTCCATAGAAATTCGGCTTGTTGTCAACGGCAACTTGGTGCATACGGCAGTGGTACCAGAATTACAGCTCGTGGCATCGAGG TCAGACATTTACTTCAAAGCCTCCACCACCATGGGCTCCTCGTCCACCAGCAGCTCAAAGGACACGAGTAGCCGCAGCTCCCCACAGACCCCCACAGGCTACGACCTCCCGCCATTCCCGAGCGCTCCTGGAGAAG GCGAGGTCCAGTGCAGGAACATTTATAAGATTCCACTCAGTAACCTTGTGGGCCAAAGCATCGAACGACCTCTCAAGTCTCCACTGGTTCCCAAAGTGATCAGCACCCCCACGTCCAGTGTCATCGCCTGCACCCCGGTCACCCACTCTCTATCCCTGTCCCGTATGGAGATCAAGGAGATTGCGAGTCGGACGAGGAAAGAGCTTCTGG GTCTTTCTGGAGAAACCACATCCAAGTCTGAAGGGTCTCAGCGGCAGAAGAAGCTCAGCCGAAAAGCAGGAGAAGAGGAGACAAAGCAAGAAGCTGTGAGATCTACCAGCACCGAGCA AATAAATTCCGGATCATTTGAAAGCAACTCTGAGGATCAGCGGCACTGCTCCACCAGCTCCGAGCCAGAATCTAACATCAGCGTGGAGGAGAGTCCCCCCTGCAGCGGGAGCCTCTTCCACCTGACCGCATCATTCGATGAAGACATAGTTGATTTAAAGTGA